Proteins encoded together in one Thalassotalea crassostreae window:
- the surA gene encoding peptidylprolyl isomerase SurA encodes MKTIIKLAILISGLSIYTAATAKEVELDRVAAIVNEGVVLESEINDLVQSVKQQAIREKQSLPSDKALRTQAVDKLISDSILIQLGERMGVQIGDPQLDQAITSLARDNGGMTYDAFRQKVINEGINWETYREGIRKEMIANEVTQANVRRRVNITPQEVDNLVKLMVQQTNTDVEYNIGHILIAFPDEPTQDDLNDAKTRADKVIDLLNNGSDFKKIAIASSGAPSALEGGDIGWRGINEMPTLFAELVEGKDEGEVFGPIRTGLGFNIIKIMKIRGKKKVEVTELKSRHILIEPSIILSEEKAESILKDFLVQIKAGEADFDTLAREHSEGPTASRGGDLGWADPSGYDPKFKAVIESLEVDEYAAPFRSSFGWHLVQLTGRRVMDATKQNDSNRAYNILFQRKYGVEVIRWLKEKRDEAHIEIFDGEDE; translated from the coding sequence ATGAAAACAATAATTAAACTAGCCATTCTTATTTCAGGGCTAAGCATATATACCGCAGCAACAGCAAAAGAAGTTGAACTTGACCGCGTTGCAGCAATCGTTAATGAAGGCGTGGTTTTAGAGTCAGAAATCAATGATCTTGTTCAATCTGTAAAGCAACAAGCTATTAGAGAGAAACAAAGCTTACCTTCAGATAAAGCATTAAGAACACAAGCCGTAGACAAGCTAATAAGCGACAGTATCCTTATCCAACTTGGCGAGCGTATGGGGGTACAAATTGGTGATCCTCAATTAGATCAAGCAATTACCTCTCTTGCTAGAGACAATGGAGGCATGACTTACGACGCTTTTAGACAAAAAGTAATTAATGAAGGAATTAATTGGGAAACCTATCGCGAAGGTATACGCAAAGAAATGATTGCTAATGAAGTAACTCAAGCTAACGTACGTCGTCGAGTCAATATTACCCCTCAAGAAGTTGATAACTTAGTTAAATTAATGGTTCAACAAACCAATACCGATGTTGAATACAATATTGGTCATATCTTAATTGCTTTCCCAGACGAACCTACTCAAGATGATTTAAACGATGCTAAAACGCGTGCTGATAAAGTTATCGATTTATTAAACAACGGTAGTGACTTTAAAAAGATCGCGATTGCATCATCAGGTGCACCATCTGCACTTGAAGGGGGTGATATCGGTTGGAGAGGCATCAATGAAATGCCGACATTATTTGCAGAATTGGTTGAAGGTAAAGATGAAGGAGAAGTTTTTGGACCTATCCGTACAGGTTTGGGCTTTAACATTATCAAGATAATGAAAATTCGCGGTAAGAAAAAAGTAGAAGTAACTGAGCTTAAATCTCGTCATATTTTAATTGAACCTTCAATTATATTATCGGAAGAGAAAGCTGAGAGCATTCTTAAAGATTTCTTAGTACAAATCAAAGCTGGTGAGGCTGATTTTGATACTTTAGCTCGAGAACACTCAGAAGGTCCTACAGCATCACGAGGTGGTGATCTTGGTTGGGCTGACCCTAGCGGTTATGATCCGAAATTTAAAGCTGTAATCGAAAGTTTAGAGGTGGATGAATATGCTGCACCGTTTCGTTCATCGTTTGGTTGGCATTTAGTTCAATTAACGGGTCGCCGAGTAATGGATGCTACCAAACAAAATGATTCAAACCGTGCATATAATATTTTATTTCAACGTAAGTATGGCGTTGAAGTAATTCGTTGGTTGAAAGAAAAACGTGATGAAGCTCATATTGAAATTTTCGACGGTGAAGACGAATGA
- the rsmA gene encoding 16S rRNA (adenine(1518)-N(6)/adenine(1519)-N(6))-dimethyltransferase RsmA, which produces MSNKSHLGHQAKKRFGQNFLHDDAVISRIVDAIDPSSGENLVEIGPGLGALTEPVIERAGDISVVELDRDLAHRLRHHPFIAKNLTIYETDALKFDFASIANDKPLRIFGNLPYNISTPLIFHLLSFKDKVKDMHFMLQKEVVNRMAAGPDSKTYGRLSIMSQYFCQVIPVMEIGPEAFQPPPKVDSAIVRLIPHAEIKHPAKDVTWLNRVTTTAFNQRRKTVRNSFKKLISAEQLQQLGIDPTLRPENLSLVDYVNVANYLTDNPPEQDSKK; this is translated from the coding sequence ATGAGCAACAAAAGTCATTTAGGCCATCAAGCGAAAAAGCGCTTTGGTCAAAACTTCCTACATGACGATGCTGTTATTAGCAGAATTGTCGATGCTATAGATCCAAGTTCAGGTGAAAACTTAGTTGAGATTGGTCCTGGTTTAGGTGCCTTAACTGAGCCAGTAATTGAAAGAGCTGGTGATATATCTGTTGTCGAACTTGATAGAGATTTAGCGCACCGTTTACGTCATCATCCATTTATCGCGAAAAACCTTACTATTTATGAAACTGACGCGCTGAAATTTGATTTTGCCAGTATCGCAAACGATAAGCCTTTGCGCATATTTGGCAACTTGCCGTACAACATTTCAACACCGCTAATATTTCATTTACTGTCATTTAAAGACAAAGTGAAAGATATGCACTTTATGTTGCAAAAAGAGGTGGTAAACCGAATGGCAGCGGGTCCTGATAGCAAAACCTATGGCCGTTTATCAATTATGAGCCAATATTTTTGCCAAGTTATTCCGGTTATGGAAATTGGTCCTGAAGCGTTTCAACCGCCACCGAAAGTCGATAGCGCTATTGTTCGCTTAATTCCACACGCTGAAATTAAACATCCTGCAAAAGATGTTACATGGCTTAACCGTGTGACGACTACTGCTTTTAACCAACGCCGTAAAACTGTGCGCAACAGCTTCAAAAAGCTAATAAGCGCAGAGCAATTGCAACAGCTTGGTATCGATCCTACCTTAAGGCCGGAAAATTTGAGTTTGGTCGATTACGTTAATGTGGCAAATTATCTAACTGATAACCCGCCTGAACAAGACTCAAAAAAGTAG
- the apaG gene encoding Co2+/Mg2+ efflux protein ApaG encodes MSETGQLIKVSTKVDFIEEQSDQYQDRFVFSYTITIENNSNKTMQLMSRSWLITDANGAKVSVEGDGVVGQQPVLQSGQRFRYSSGSIIKTPIGTMEGFYTMKDLQGNLHKVEIPVFSLAVPNILN; translated from the coding sequence TTGAGCGAAACAGGACAGTTAATTAAAGTCAGTACCAAAGTTGATTTTATTGAAGAGCAATCTGATCAATACCAAGATCGCTTCGTGTTTAGTTACACAATCACCATTGAAAACAATTCAAATAAAACCATGCAATTGATGTCTCGTAGCTGGTTAATTACCGATGCCAATGGTGCAAAGGTTAGTGTTGAAGGCGATGGTGTTGTTGGACAACAACCGGTACTACAATCTGGTCAAAGATTTCGTTATAGCTCTGGTTCAATCATCAAAACGCCAATCGGTACAATGGAAGGTTTTTACACAATGAAAGACCTTCAAGGGAATTTGCATAAAGTTGAAATTCCTGTATTTAGTCTTGCCGTGCCAAACATCCTTAATTAA
- the pdxA gene encoding 4-hydroxythreonine-4-phosphate dehydrogenase PdxA, which produces MINKIAVTPGEPASVGPDILIQLAQQDWPVQIIAVADPQLLTERASMLNLPLDIKTYDPSTKAEAHKAGTLFVKPVQMADECEAGVLNANNGAYVVETLRVACEGNMNGEFKAVVTGPVHKGLINQAGIPFSGHTEYFAQQANCADVVMMLATEGLRVSLMTTHIPLAYVSKAITFDRIQKITRILDKDLKEKFGIKEPKIYVCGLNPHAGEDGHLGREEIETISPALESLRAEGMNLVGPLPADTIFQKKYLDEADAVLAMYHDQGLPVLKYKGFGNSVNITLGLPFIRTSVDHGTAVDLAGTTKADTGSFKSALTAAIEMVNSQQ; this is translated from the coding sequence ATGATCAATAAGATCGCGGTTACTCCTGGAGAGCCGGCGAGTGTAGGTCCTGATATATTAATTCAGCTTGCTCAACAAGATTGGCCAGTGCAAATTATTGCTGTGGCCGATCCTCAATTGCTAACAGAAAGAGCATCAATGCTAAATCTTCCTTTGGATATTAAAACTTATGATCCTAGCACTAAAGCTGAAGCTCATAAGGCTGGCACTTTATTTGTAAAACCGGTACAAATGGCTGATGAGTGTGAGGCGGGAGTATTAAATGCTAACAATGGTGCTTATGTGGTTGAAACTTTGCGTGTTGCTTGTGAAGGCAATATGAATGGCGAATTTAAGGCTGTAGTTACAGGTCCAGTGCATAAAGGTTTAATCAATCAAGCGGGCATTCCATTTAGTGGTCACACGGAATACTTTGCTCAACAAGCAAACTGTGCTGATGTGGTAATGATGTTAGCAACGGAAGGTTTACGAGTGTCTTTAATGACCACTCATATCCCCCTTGCCTATGTTTCAAAAGCGATAACCTTTGATCGTATTCAAAAAATCACTCGTATACTTGATAAAGATCTGAAAGAAAAATTTGGCATTAAAGAGCCTAAAATTTACGTTTGTGGCTTAAATCCACATGCAGGTGAAGATGGCCACTTGGGGCGCGAAGAGATTGAAACAATCTCTCCAGCGTTAGAATCTTTGCGTGCCGAGGGCATGAATTTAGTTGGGCCACTACCAGCAGATACGATCTTTCAGAAAAAATATTTAGACGAAGCTGATGCAGTTTTAGCCATGTATCACGATCAAGGTTTACCGGTATTAAAATACAAAGGTTTTGGTAACTCTGTGAATATCACTCTTGGCTTACCGTTTATCAGAACATCCGTCGATCATGGTACTGCGGTTGATTTGGCAGGTACTACAAAAGCAGACACAGGTAGTTTTAAATCTGCATTAACAGCAGCAATTGAAATGGTGAATAGTCAACAATGA
- the djlA gene encoding co-chaperone DjlA, with protein MRIWGKVFGFLLGFMAGRILGAIFGLWLGHKFDKGLGFDFNSFNNENENDRQKIYLQSTFSIMGNISKASGRVSEDEIAFAKGAMKRWGLNQQAMQEAQLAFSQGKQESFDLGQQLRQLKTACFGRHDLLQMFIEIQIQAAFADGELHPNERTILHKIARSLGISGKELDMLLDRIVAGEKFHQGGQAQSPQQAKAQLANAYKVLGVTANTEARDVKRAYRKLMAQHHPDKLVAKGLPPELMEDAKQKAQDIQAAYELVTAQK; from the coding sequence ATGCGAATTTGGGGTAAGGTTTTTGGTTTCCTTTTAGGCTTTATGGCAGGCCGTATTTTGGGCGCGATATTTGGCTTATGGCTTGGTCACAAATTCGATAAAGGTCTAGGGTTTGATTTTAATTCATTTAATAATGAGAATGAAAACGATAGGCAAAAAATTTACCTACAGTCGACGTTTTCGATTATGGGAAACATTAGTAAAGCCAGTGGCCGAGTCAGTGAAGATGAAATCGCCTTTGCCAAAGGTGCGATGAAGCGCTGGGGTTTAAATCAACAAGCAATGCAAGAAGCGCAATTGGCATTTAGCCAAGGCAAGCAAGAGTCATTCGATTTAGGCCAACAATTACGACAGCTAAAAACAGCATGTTTTGGTCGCCACGATCTATTACAAATGTTTATAGAAATTCAAATCCAAGCAGCCTTTGCCGATGGTGAATTGCACCCGAATGAGCGAACTATTTTACATAAAATTGCTAGGTCATTAGGTATATCAGGTAAAGAGTTGGATATGTTGCTTGATCGTATTGTTGCCGGTGAGAAGTTTCATCAAGGCGGACAAGCTCAATCACCGCAACAAGCGAAAGCGCAATTGGCCAACGCCTATAAAGTACTTGGCGTTACTGCGAATACTGAAGCACGAGATGTAAAGCGAGCGTATCGTAAATTAATGGCACAACATCATCCTGATAAACTTGTCGCGAAAGGCTTACCACCAGAGTTAATGGAAGATGCTAAGCAAAAAGCGCAAGACATTCAGGCGGCATATGAATTGGTAACTGCGCAAAAATAG
- a CDS encoding symmetrical bis(5'-nucleosyl)-tetraphosphatase: MAIYLIGDIQGCFKELTSLLSKVNFDPKTDQIWPCGDLVARGPDSLETLRFIKQLGDSAKVVLGNHDLHLLATYAGLKKPKANDKLEQLLNAPDAKELLDWLAQQPLVRQLPDENAYLSHAGIAPEWSLTEALEQAEKAQQKIANSDRNTWLACMYGNTPNSWCLATTEEEQFRYTINAFTRMRMCFSDGSLELSYKGTPADTSELLPWYMISPTLDTTPWVFGHWASIIGQCSHPNGYALDTGCVWGGELTMLRWHDKQYFSVPAQK; the protein is encoded by the coding sequence ATGGCGATATATCTTATTGGTGATATTCAAGGTTGTTTTAAAGAGCTCACTTCGTTGTTAAGCAAAGTTAATTTCGATCCTAAAACCGATCAAATCTGGCCCTGTGGCGATCTAGTCGCTAGAGGGCCTGACTCATTAGAAACACTGCGCTTTATCAAACAACTTGGCGATAGTGCCAAAGTGGTGTTAGGTAACCATGATCTGCACTTGTTAGCGACGTATGCCGGTTTAAAAAAACCTAAGGCCAATGATAAACTCGAGCAACTGCTCAATGCACCTGATGCCAAAGAGTTACTAGATTGGTTAGCGCAACAGCCATTAGTACGGCAACTACCCGACGAAAACGCTTACTTATCTCATGCTGGAATCGCACCAGAGTGGTCGCTAACAGAAGCGCTTGAGCAAGCCGAAAAAGCTCAACAAAAAATAGCAAATTCTGATCGAAATACCTGGTTAGCTTGTATGTATGGCAATACACCTAATTCATGGTGCTTGGCAACGACTGAAGAAGAGCAATTTCGTTATACTATAAATGCTTTTACTCGCATGCGTATGTGTTTTAGTGATGGTTCTTTAGAGCTCAGCTACAAGGGCACCCCAGCTGATACAAGCGAATTGCTACCTTGGTATATGATATCTCCAACGCTTGATACAACACCTTGGGTATTTGGCCATTGGGCAAGTATCATTGGACAATGTTCACATCCTAATGGTTATGCACTTGATACGGGCTGTGTTTGGGGCGGCGAATTAACTATGCTTCGTTGGCATGACAAACAATATTTTAGCGTGCCAGCACAGAAATAA
- the lptD gene encoding LPS assembly protein LptD, which translates to MPFSRSIILISILGSSSMVQAETQTMETPFSSECAIVPPVQIQLIDPQVLPDQSIMIQSKKSFVDKNEITHFTGGVVLAAEDKKIQAEQIEVNRIKGEITSSGKTTFQDSTMTVTADSLQASSNEKFVVMENSKYRLNEAPGRGAADKLQLNEQGVQLKGSSFTSCTQEVPDWQISASEINLSTEDEEGEAWNTVFRVKDVPIFYLPYFNFPLSDKRKTGFLYPQIATSNNSGFELGLPFYWNIAENMDATITPYHMSKRGTQLKTEFRYLSGQQNGQIDIEYLEKDNELINNDDARYLTRFQHGGTFSDNYRIYMDYSDLSDDNYLVDIGSDQFSKSDAYLWRIGELGYYSDYWHSVVKLQDFKVLGDNQESYKTIPQLEFESYYPLGFLQSTLVSYGEYSHFESKNEDLPTADRFHGELGINIPYSHPGWFINSDFRVMHTVYQQDNIELASTFLPLEEDVTRTLPKVRIHTGLNFDRDTSLFVEDMTQTFEPQIQYLYVPEKDQDDIFIYDTSTLQDDFDGLFRDRRFSGVDRIAEANQVSIGATTRILNKANEELFRFSVGRIFYLNHSNITFDEDGNREDESSLAGDLFIQLAKRWQLQTDVQYNTDTNTTEKSQISLDYRHDERNIFQISHRYISNLSGVSIEQVSALGSMPINKDWQFVGHVTQDLVNKRSLESYAGVQYESCCWAVRVAYHRNINTNLDDQDFINQDRDEFDSGFMIQFVLKGLGGNQRPLGVDDMLESGIFGYKRPYFLSN; encoded by the coding sequence ATGCCATTTTCACGTAGCATCATTTTAATTAGTATACTTGGATCGTCATCTATGGTCCAAGCTGAAACACAGACGATGGAAACGCCATTTAGTAGTGAATGTGCGATCGTTCCGCCTGTTCAAATTCAGCTCATTGATCCGCAAGTTTTGCCGGATCAAAGCATCATGATCCAGTCGAAAAAGTCTTTTGTCGATAAAAACGAAATTACTCATTTTACCGGTGGTGTAGTGCTGGCAGCGGAAGATAAAAAAATCCAAGCTGAACAAATTGAAGTAAACCGCATTAAGGGTGAGATCACATCTTCAGGAAAAACCACCTTTCAAGATAGCACTATGACCGTTACTGCAGATAGTTTGCAGGCCAGTTCAAATGAAAAATTTGTGGTAATGGAAAATTCAAAGTACCGCTTAAATGAAGCACCGGGCAGAGGCGCAGCAGACAAGTTACAACTTAATGAACAAGGTGTGCAATTGAAAGGTTCAAGTTTCACATCTTGTACACAAGAAGTGCCTGACTGGCAAATTTCGGCGAGTGAAATAAACCTTTCAACTGAAGATGAAGAAGGCGAAGCGTGGAATACGGTATTTCGCGTCAAAGATGTTCCAATATTTTATTTACCCTATTTTAATTTCCCATTATCCGATAAACGTAAAACCGGTTTTCTTTATCCACAAATAGCAACATCAAATAATTCTGGCTTTGAGTTAGGTTTGCCATTTTACTGGAATATAGCCGAAAATATGGATGCCACCATTACGCCATATCATATGTCTAAGCGAGGTACCCAGTTAAAAACTGAGTTTCGTTATTTAAGTGGCCAACAAAATGGTCAGATAGATATTGAATATCTTGAAAAAGATAATGAGCTCATTAACAACGATGATGCCCGTTACCTCACTCGCTTTCAACATGGTGGTACGTTTTCAGACAACTACCGAATCTATATGGACTACAGCGATCTGAGTGATGACAATTACTTAGTTGATATTGGTAGCGACCAGTTTAGTAAATCAGATGCGTATTTGTGGCGAATTGGTGAGCTAGGTTATTACAGTGATTATTGGCACAGTGTTGTTAAACTGCAAGATTTCAAAGTACTCGGTGATAATCAAGAGAGTTACAAAACGATTCCACAGCTGGAATTTGAAAGTTACTACCCACTTGGTTTCTTACAATCAACCTTAGTCAGTTATGGTGAGTACTCACACTTTGAAAGTAAAAATGAAGACTTGCCAACTGCCGATAGATTTCATGGCGAACTTGGTATCAACATTCCATACTCTCACCCTGGTTGGTTTATTAACTCAGACTTTAGAGTAATGCACACCGTATATCAGCAGGATAATATTGAACTTGCATCAACTTTTTTACCACTAGAGGAAGATGTAACGAGAACTTTACCTAAGGTTCGCATTCATACCGGGCTTAACTTTGATCGAGATACATCGTTGTTTGTTGAGGATATGACTCAAACCTTCGAACCACAAATTCAATATCTTTATGTCCCTGAAAAAGATCAAGATGATATTTTCATTTACGATACGTCAACTTTACAAGACGATTTTGATGGTCTGTTTAGAGATCGACGCTTTTCTGGTGTTGACCGTATAGCTGAAGCAAATCAAGTATCCATTGGTGCAACAACTCGGATCTTAAATAAGGCAAATGAGGAACTTTTCCGCTTTAGCGTGGGTCGTATCTTTTATCTTAATCATAGTAATATCACCTTTGATGAAGACGGTAATCGAGAAGATGAATCATCACTTGCAGGAGATTTATTTATTCAATTAGCCAAGCGTTGGCAGTTACAAACCGATGTGCAATATAATACCGATACGAATACAACGGAGAAGTCGCAAATAAGTCTCGATTATAGACATGATGAACGAAATATATTTCAAATTAGTCATCGTTATATTAGTAATTTATCTGGCGTTTCAATTGAACAAGTATCTGCTCTTGGTAGCATGCCAATCAATAAAGATTGGCAGTTTGTTGGGCATGTAACACAAGATTTAGTCAATAAACGATCATTAGAAAGTTATGCAGGTGTGCAGTATGAAAGTTGTTGTTGGGCGGTTCGTGTAGCTTACCATCGTAATATAAATACCAACCTAGATGATCAAGATTTTATTAATCAAGATAGAGACGAATTTGATAGTGGATTTATGATACAGTTTGTTCTTAAAGGATTAGGCGGAAATCAAAGACCACTTGGCGTTGATGATATGTTAGAATCAGGCATATTCGGATATAAACGTCCATATTTTCTAAGTAATTAA
- the murU gene encoding N-acetylmuramate alpha-1-phosphate uridylyltransferase MurU, giving the protein MKAMILAAGRGERMKPLTDNCPKPLLKVAGVALIEHHLNNLKAAGITDIVINIAWLGEQIESYFRDGAEFGVQIQYSNERDNALETAGGIVNALPLLGEQPFIIVNGDIYCDYDFSQLQQIEPPGLAHLVMVENPEHNLKGDFVVADGLLNVSDEDVIKYTYSGIGLYDPKLFAGLSVEKLPLAPILIRAMATNSISGSIHYGIWSDVGTPERLQIINQFANQLLNEK; this is encoded by the coding sequence ATGAAAGCTATGATATTAGCGGCAGGACGTGGCGAGAGAATGAAGCCATTAACTGACAATTGCCCTAAACCTTTGCTAAAAGTTGCCGGTGTCGCACTGATTGAGCACCATTTAAATAATTTAAAAGCAGCTGGCATAACCGACATCGTCATTAATATTGCTTGGCTCGGTGAACAAATAGAAAGCTATTTTAGAGATGGCGCTGAATTTGGTGTACAAATTCAATATTCTAATGAACGCGATAACGCTTTGGAAACCGCTGGCGGCATCGTTAATGCCTTGCCATTGTTAGGGGAGCAACCTTTTATCATTGTAAATGGCGATATTTACTGTGATTACGACTTTAGCCAGTTACAACAAATTGAACCCCCTGGATTAGCGCACCTAGTAATGGTTGAGAACCCTGAGCACAACTTAAAAGGTGACTTTGTTGTCGCTGATGGTCTGTTAAATGTTAGCGATGAAGATGTAATCAAATATACCTATTCAGGTATTGGATTGTATGATCCCAAGTTATTTGCAGGTCTGAGTGTTGAAAAATTGCCGCTTGCCCCAATTTTAATTAGAGCAATGGCGACAAATAGTATATCCGGCAGCATTCATTATGGGATCTGGAGTGACGTAGGTACGCCGGAACGATTGCAAATTATAAACCAATTTGCCAATCAATTATTAAATGAGAAATGA
- a CDS encoding aminoglycoside phosphotransferase family protein, protein MSSNVRYQQLQNWLKSVFINQSISITPLTGDAGFRVYYRLSCDNRTYIVVDASPDKLNNNAFVSLTKQFEEQEIVVPDIIHYQEEQGFMVISDLGDMLLSSKLTEQSVANYYQKAIDLLPRIARVQGSEKHVLPIYDGPFLQMEMEIFTDWLLAEHIGLATSEQQKQSLQQCFSILVSSALEQPVVTVHRDYHSRNIMLDKQQNLAVIDYQDAVKGPFTYDLVSLLRDCYVKWDDRIINPLVSDYFYSHAQKIAPQSSLKDFQRWFDLMGLQRHIKASGIFARLYHRDGKPGYLKDIPLTLSYIVDVAANYSELHFLSDFVANTVLPALKSLEQEKEQENQQEQLGSS, encoded by the coding sequence TTGTCGTCAAACGTTAGATATCAACAGCTGCAGAACTGGTTAAAGTCAGTTTTTATTAATCAATCAATTTCCATTACGCCATTGACTGGCGATGCCGGCTTTCGAGTCTATTACCGACTGAGTTGTGATAACAGAACTTACATCGTTGTCGATGCGTCTCCAGACAAGCTCAATAATAATGCTTTTGTGAGCTTAACTAAGCAGTTTGAAGAGCAAGAAATTGTTGTGCCCGACATTATTCATTATCAGGAAGAGCAAGGTTTCATGGTGATTTCTGATTTGGGTGATATGCTTTTAAGCTCAAAGTTAACTGAACAGTCGGTGGCAAATTATTATCAAAAAGCGATTGATTTATTACCCCGTATTGCTCGAGTGCAAGGCAGCGAAAAGCATGTTCTACCAATTTATGATGGTCCGTTTTTGCAAATGGAAATGGAAATATTTACCGATTGGTTGCTTGCTGAGCATATAGGTTTAGCTACTTCTGAGCAACAGAAGCAGAGCTTGCAACAATGCTTTTCGATTTTAGTAAGCAGTGCTTTAGAACAACCTGTCGTTACTGTTCATCGCGACTATCATAGTCGTAACATTATGTTGGATAAACAACAAAACCTTGCCGTGATTGATTACCAAGATGCGGTAAAAGGTCCATTTACTTATGACTTAGTGTCTTTACTTCGAGATTGTTACGTGAAATGGGATGACCGTATTATTAATCCATTGGTCAGTGATTACTTTTACTCACACGCTCAAAAAATTGCACCCCAATCTTCGCTAAAAGACTTTCAACGCTGGTTTGATTTAATGGGGTTGCAGCGACATATTAAAGCCAGCGGGATTTTCGCACGCTTGTACCATCGTGATGGAAAACCGGGTTATTTGAAAGATATTCCGTTAACTTTATCCTATATTGTCGATGTTGCAGCAAACTACTCTGAGCTGCATTTCTTATCAGACTTTGTTGCCAACACCGTATTGCCAGCTTTAAAAAGCTTAGAACAAGAAAAAGAACAAGAAAACCAACAAGAACAACTAGGAAGTAGCTAA
- a CDS encoding Dyp-type peroxidase: MPREQFGICAEPNLHSYYLMFNVMDNKNAFIRQALAALPEMFDQYADQFSEANMATVIAIGANYWDDFYPASRPKNLRPFEQIQADDRVAPATSYDLFIEIRSDRADVNHVVSSKVCELLGDAVELIEQVKGFRYLDGRDLTGFVDGTENPKGMRKREIALVAEEDEFAKGSYLHIQRYRHNMQLWETLKEKQQEDVFARTKRDNIEYDSADKPNTSHIKRASVKDSNGKSLEIVRNSMPYGHMKVQGLFFISYCYSPENFELMLKSMIEGDGYGNFDHMLKYTQAETGAAFFAPSVTFIESLAKEK, translated from the coding sequence ATGCCCCGAGAACAATTTGGTATTTGCGCCGAACCAAACCTGCATAGTTATTATTTAATGTTCAACGTAATGGACAATAAAAATGCATTCATTCGCCAGGCTCTTGCTGCCCTTCCTGAAATGTTTGATCAATATGCCGATCAGTTTTCTGAAGCTAATATGGCGACTGTTATTGCCATTGGCGCCAACTACTGGGACGATTTTTATCCTGCATCTAGACCTAAAAATCTAAGACCATTCGAACAAATTCAAGCCGACGATAGGGTTGCACCTGCCACTAGCTACGATTTATTTATCGAAATCAGAAGTGATCGTGCAGACGTAAACCACGTAGTAAGTTCCAAAGTATGCGAATTACTTGGTGATGCCGTTGAATTAATCGAACAAGTGAAAGGCTTTCGCTATCTTGATGGCAGAGACTTAACTGGCTTTGTTGATGGCACCGAAAATCCTAAAGGGATGCGCAAACGTGAAATAGCGTTAGTAGCAGAAGAAGATGAATTTGCTAAAGGCAGCTACCTTCATATTCAACGCTATCGCCATAACATGCAACTGTGGGAAACATTAAAGGAAAAACAACAAGAAGATGTTTTTGCCCGTACCAAGCGAGACAACATTGAGTACGACAGTGCGGACAAACCAAATACGTCACATATCAAACGTGCTAGCGTTAAAGACAGTAATGGAAAATCATTAGAAATAGTCAGAAACTCAATGCCTTATGGTCACATGAAAGTACAAGGCTTGTTCTTTATTTCCTACTGTTACAGCCCAGAAAACTTTGAATTGATGCTAAAGAGCATGATTGAAGGTGACGGTTATGGAAACTTCGATCATATGTTGAAGTACACCCAAGCGGAAACTGGTGCAGCATTCTTTGCCCCTTCGGTAACCTTTATTGAATCCTTAGCTAAAGAAAAATAG